The genomic stretch GTCCGACCAGGAACGGGTCGCTAATCGGACCCATGAAAAGGAACATCAGCCACAACAACAATTGTACAATCTCATGAGCAATGTTCTCTCCGAGCTGTTCTTCATGGACGGTGATAATGGTAACACCCAAAGCTCCAAACTTTCCGGGAAAAAGTTTCCCCGGAAACAAACAGCCCCAAAGTCGCTAACTACCTCAACAACAAACAATAACACTCATCTCCaacgagaagaagaagagaaaagtccTGCGTGTACGCCGAAAGACGAGAATGCCCCGACAACGGCGTCGTTTGGTTCCGATAATCGTTTGACGAAAGTGAAAGAAGGGAATGTGGAagcggaggaggaggagagagagctGGTGGGGTATTCTGCTAGTGAGGTGACGGTGATCGATACGAGTTTTGGGGTTTGGAAGAGCGAGAAGGTGGTCTTTAGGAGGAAGAACGTGTGGAAGGTaagggagaagagaaggaaaGTGAGAAGCTttgggaggaagaagaggaaagggAGTGGTGGGTGTGATgttgatgatggtgatgatgaaaTCGTTGGTGAGTTGATGAAGAAACCGAAGGTTTCGGGGTCGGAGTCCGTGGCGGGTTCGAATCGAGTAAGATATTatctgttttgttatgtttgaTTGTATGCATGTAATTCAGTTGCTTGCAGGTTGGGAAGTTATGCTTAATTGAAACCAGTACGGAGTTTGCATGATTTAGGATGTGGGTGTCTGATTATTCATGTTTGCAATCATTTTGAACGCCATTCTGTTTTGGTCATCGGGTTGATGTGGTTTCTGTCAGAATCTAATCTTTGGGACTTTTGTTATTGCATGTTTAAACCTTTGTATTTGCAGTCCGTTTTGATGGCATCTTGGCCGGTGATTGCATTTAGGTGAGGATGGGTCTCATAGTTGGGTGATATATTTTGGCATTTGAAACTCCTTGATCCAGAGTTGGGGATGGCTTTGATAATGGTTAAAAAGCATACGATTCCGTTGTCTTGTTGTTTGCATTTGTGAGATGAATGCACTATGGAATTGAAGAATTCGTATGTGGTTGTAATGCTTGTTGTGATCTCAGTTTCAATGTGATTGGTCTCATTTTATGCTGCTAAAGGTCGAACTCTTAGATACCTTCTTTTTAGCTTGTATGTATTGGCATGTGTCTTGAGTTTGGTGTCTGTTTTGAAACAAGGATTTCAGCTTCCGTCTGGTGTTTTACATTCCATAAGATTATCTAAATTTCATGTCAATATTTAATGACCTTAGTGTGTTTGGACTTGGAAATTATTTTGAATTATAAGTTTTCTCCCTAGTCTTAGATTAGTTGCTAGTGGTGGATTTTGCTTTGGTCATTTCTCTATCGAATTAAAAAACTGTCGGTTGATATTTGTCTTCTTTAATTGTTggtattttatgaataattttcCATTCAACATTGACAAAGACAAGGTCTGAGAGTGCTTGACTAACGTGGTTTGGATTTTTGACAAGTTCATCTTGCATATGCTTGTTGGATTGTCAAGAGCAAGTAAAGATAACTCTTTGGATTGTAGTAAAGATAATTCTTTGCATTGTAATAAACAATTCGTTTGCAGGTGACTTGTATAATGaaatgtttgttaatttttttttaaaaaaaaacagcaatAGCAGTTTGGTAAATAACTTACTTTCATGTTTTTCAAGATAAAGCTTATCCAactgtacctttttttttttcctgaaaaaaaaaaaaaaaaaaattattctattgCTCTTAATGTAAGATAAgtctctatatatttttctctctttttttttttttttttttttcttttttttttttttttttttttttttttttttcttttttctgataCATGCTCTTTTCTATTGTTGTGGTGCCTTAtcattttatactttttttttgcttttcatgcTTTGGGTTTCATCAAGTGTTTATAGTTTTATATTAATTTGCTAAGCCAAGTTGAGTTTAGAGTAGGCGTCTGGTTATGGCTAGATGTATAGGCACTGAGCTATTCTGGTGGTGGACTGTTATGGTTTTTCGTGTGCCTGTTGTTAGTGTTCATGTTGAATTTTATTGAGGTATGAGGTCAATAGACTAAAAATTAGACATTCCTCTGTATGGTGATTGAAAATTTTCTGTTATTTCAAGTAATCAGGTGTGTTTGATGAATTTACAATAGAAATGGAACAGTTGCtgcaatttcaattgtttaatGTAAATTCTGCCTTATGTGCTGATGACATCCATTCTTGTACCTTAAAACATCGTTGCTCTATCATATGTAGCAACAAAGGCCTCTACAGGTTCCTGGCTCCTCATTTTGATTGtagcatcatttttttttctggtttttgaCATAATATTGAGCTTTCTGAGTTTCAAAATGCTTTACTTGAAATAACACTAGCTATTCCCAATATTATTATAATCGTGAAATAAAACTGGAGGAGTAACTTTTCTAGTTGGTTATGTCATATAAGTTGTAGTAACTGCATTCATTTGTCATGCTATCTACGCAATGTTAGAAAGCTATAATTTTCAtgaatgattttgttttattggctGTTGAAGATGTAACTCAGCTTTTGCTAGCTATTCAAACCTTccccaggaaaaaaaaacaaaaacaaaaaaaactgtGGACTAGCTGTCTAGCTCTCTGTCAGACCTCTTTATTTTGCCTTAACCTGAAGTCGCATCAGTTTTTATGTCAACTTATTTGTATATAATTGGTTCTCCCTGTTTGAGGCACTTGTTCTTGAAATGAGATGTGGCAGATTTAACCATCCTTCTGTAGGATTCACTTCTGGATTTGTTTGACTTAATTAACTATTAATAAGAAATCAATTAAGCGTGTTAACTTTTGTCTCCCTCAGTTGCATACAAGTATGCTTCATCCCTCTTTAATCAGTGCCTCTCTGGTAGTAGAGTTACCAATTACAACATCATGCATTACTGTAACTGGTTCTGACTACGTGAGATTTGATTTTATGGGCCTAAGAACTCTATTTTTGCCTCTGCTGCCCTTTGTAGGGACAGAATCCTCAGAATGACTTAAGGGAAGAAGTGTGTAAAGACACACCAGATGATCTTACCCAAGTTCCTAAAAAGAGGCAAGTGCACTTGCTCTGCATAAGGTTTCTGACATTATTTTGATTCCAATTCTCATTGCTGTCTGCATGTCAACTAAAAATATAGAGTATAATGATTATCTTGCAGGTTTCCTTTTTCCAGATCACCTAAAAAATCAGGAAAGGGTAGCTCATCTGTTATCCTTATTAAAGGCATGCTTTCAAGCAAGAAACATGGAGAAAAGCTTCTTAAAAAATGCCACGAGGACACTCGGAGATAATTCAAGTCATGAACACAGCTAACCGTCTTGAATACAACTTCCTATTAAATGATTCTCTCTGCAGTGGCCTCAGCAGTCTTCTATCAGCATTTGGTTCTCCTTACGACTACTTTTCTCTCTGGAAGAAGTATGGAGTTTTGGGGTTAATTCACACCTGAACGTCGAACATCTACCTTTCATACAATTGGTTTAACCAATCAACATGGTGTGAATATTTTTTATTCCCGTTCAAaatgaaaatatcatttttattttcatgtttcTTGTGTACCTCCAAATTCTGTGTGTTTATGGGTGAGCATCATTGTCACCAGGCTTTCTAAACTGCTACTCACTTCGATCCCATACGAGGAACTAGAAAATTGGATGAAATCGAAggttattatttaaatattcttgtGTGTTGTAGAGGTTTGTTGATTTGCTTTTATCCATGGAGAGCATAAAATCAGATGGCACGCCCATTATTGCCTTTGTATGCTTTGTCAATCAGCAACAATTCTGGATATTGCTCTTGATCATCTCCATCAGTGTTGTTCAGTGCAGTCTCAGCAGAAAGATGAGCAGATTCAAACTGGCAGTCAGGTTTATTAATATTCACTTGCAACTGGATTTTGCCGCTTCAATTGCCATTATCAGCTCACCAAGCATACAACATTGGGACCATTATGTAACAAACACTTTAAACTTGGGAAAAAGGCATCAGAGTTTCTTTGGATTGTATTAGATATTTGGGATCAAATCCAACTTTAATCAAGTCACACAAATTAAGAGATAGGATCATAGGAGAGTGACTGTcaattataaatgaaaattaagaaatgAGAGAGTATATGTACTACCTTCAGTTGTGAAGTCCGTAGGTCCAATCGATTTAGTCTCTATGAGAAAACAAGGTGTAGAAGAACTTGTTACaatattgatttgaaaaagaaaaaaacttgggGGGGAAAATCATTCTTGAAGTTTATTAGGAAACTACACTTAGCCCATCAATCTACCACCTCATTTGCAATGGCTCCAATCTTTCAATTAGGTTAATGTACTTTACCAATCTACCAATGAGGTTTTAATGTTTCCCTTTTGCcatgaaaaagattaaaatgcccataaaaattaaaaaaaaaataaaaaatcaaagaactGGTGACCCACGGGCGTGGCCATAGCCCATAGGTCACCAAATAGTGccatgaattattattattattattttttctgtcttttttttttagtggggggtgggggtgggtgAGGGAAAGGGGGACATTGCAATCTCTTTGATAGATTGATAGGATACAttaacccaaattaaaaactttGAGAGGTAGTAAATATAGTTTcccaaatttattaattattcaGCTAAAAACTTGGTTTGGAAGGCCTTGAAGGTATATGTATGTTAAAAAGGAAGGGACAGGCTTACCTGCGGTAAACAAAACTACTGCATATCTGCGGTAGTTTTGTTGGAAGGCTGGGATTTTAAGTTGggtttttttaacttcaaaggCTAACgtgaactttttaaaaaaaaaaatgccgtcaaaaacaaacattttggCCGTGAACAcccatccaaacaaaaaacccGAACATGTAAAAGATTCAAAGGGATGAAATCTAAACAAAAAACCCACTTGATCTGCTCGTTAATCGCGGCCTCACACTCATCGGAGTAGTTCTTGCGAGAAAGCGAGAGGTGAGGGACGGTGGGATGAAATCGAGCTCCTTCTTGGCCTCCTCGAAGGGCTGGAACACAACGCCGGTGGGCGGAAGGTCGTTCGGACCCTTTGACCCATCCAATACTTTTTCTACCCAAATCCTCTgttttgggtagaaaaagaaaacaaatctggTCGGTCttgggtagaaaaagaaaaagaagaaaataatcaacCTTTGGAGGAGATATGCGGCTGGTAGAGGTTCAATCCTGGCTCCTTGACCAAGACCCTCAGCCCTGGTGGCTACTACAGTCAGTGGAGCGCTGGTTTTGGGTATggggagaaaaatgagagaggaGACGGTCCGACGGTATGGGTTAACGAAATTTTTGacggcatttttttttttttaattccacgTTAGCCTTTGGAGTTTAAAAAAGCCCAACTTAAAATCCCAGCCTTCCAACAAAACTACCgcagatatgcggtagttttgtCTACCGCAGGTAAGCCTGTCCCAAAAAGGAATATCTCGATGGACCATAAAATGTGAAAGACCTGAGACCTCATATTGGGTTGGGTAGGCCAAAACATTGGTCAGCATTTTTTCAAGTCCACAATTTCACTTCTCCATTCAAAGCACACCCGCGGCAAAACTGCGAACGCGCTGTTTACTGGTTAAAGAGAGCAAATGGTTGCTCTACTCACTTTGTTTGCAAACCCTTTTCcttattcttattcttcttcttcttcttctagtctTCTACCGCACCCACCAATCCCTCCCAGAGCTGTTCGATTCTCACTCGCTTTAGTTTCAGCTTTCCATCCCCATAAATGGTTCTGTGTCTTAAATTTCAGTAAAGCCTCAAGAATCGAACTGAAACCGCTATTCGCCGAAGTGGGTCTTCGACCCACTGACCAGATTTCAGTCCAATGCAGTTGTACCAATACGCCCACCGATCTTCGCATTGATACTGGTGAGTAACTCTCAGAGGCATATTCTCAAACACGATTTAGTCCTTGAAAATATTCTCGGTAATATATGCTTATGTTTGGTTTCAGGGTTTCTCTTTGCATTCTTTAGAGAAATTGGACTTGACGAAAAAGAAACCGAATTGCTATTGGAAAAGAACCCAGCTTTGGCATTGACATCTTTGGATTCAGTACGTGCTAGGGTTCATTCTTTACAATCGGTTGGAATTAATAGCCTAGATTTTTCTTACTTAATTGCAAAATGTCCCAGTGTGTTAACATCTGAGGAAATTGGTccatttatatgttttgtgcGAGATGAATTGGAAGCTAAGATTGAGCCTGCGCAGCTCAAGCGCCTTTTGACCTCCACTGACCCAAGATTCTTGGTGGGTTTTGATCAAAAGGTTAAATTGATTCTTCATCATGGAGTCCCGcgtgaaaagattttttttgtgcTAAACAACGTCAATTTAACCAAAGCATTGTGTCTTAGGCCAGtggaagaaattgaaaagaCCATTACTTATTTGAGCCGCTTTGGTGGCATTGATTTGATTGTAAGGCGTCCAGCGATTCTCAATTATGATTTGGACAGTCAGTTGACACCGAGAATCGGGTTTCTCTTGGAGCTCAGTGGGGGAGATAAGGATGCCACGGGGCTTGTGCTGCGTAAGTTCCCTTTGATTTTGAGTTACAGTGTGAAGCATGTGGCGGGCCATGTAGAGTTCCTGAGGTCGTTTGCTGGCCTGAATGATCAGGAAATCTTCAGGATTTTGCTTGTGTTCCCAAGTTTAGTTAGTGCCAGCAAGGAGAGGAAATTGCGTCCTAGGATAGAGTTTCTCAAGCAATGTGGGTTGGATTCTGATGATATTTTCAAGTTCTTGATCAAGGCTCCCTTGTTTCTTGGCCTGTCATTGAATAACCTTGAGTATAAACTTGTGTTTTTGGTGAAGATTGGGTATAGATATAGAACAAAGGACATGTCAGTGGCAATGGGATCTGTAACCAGAACAAGCTGTGAGAATTTACAAAAGGTAATTGGGCTATTCTTGAGCTACGGTTTTTCTTGTGCTGACATTGTTTCCATGAGCAAGAAGCACCGCCAAATACTGCAATACAATCCTAGTTCTTTGGAGGAGAAGATGGAGTACTTGATAGAGGACATGGGTCGTGAAGTTGGAGAGTTGTTGACTTTTCCTGCATTCCTTGGTTACAAGCTTGACGAGAGAATTAAGGCTAGGTATGAGGCAAAGAAGAGGATTACTGGAGAGGGAATGTCGCTCAATAAGCTGTTAACCGTTTCGACTAAGACATTCTcgacaaagaagaaagagaaaaagctaTTACACACGGTTGAGAAACTGAATAGCAATGAAGGTTAGATAGTAATGCATGCTCCTTTCTATAAGCAAGGTTTTAATCACTCATGGCGTGTTTATTTCAACAACCGCTTGAAACTTTCTCCTCTGCTAATTTTGATGTACAAGAActctatttttactattttagctGGTTCAGACAATTGCAGATTGGGGAGTGAGAAGATTGAAATGATTCTTCCAACTATTGAAGACCTGAAAGGCCTGAAGCTTGAGTAGTAGGAAATCTGCTCTGGGATAAGCTTTGTTATGTTCAAATCTATACAATGATCAAGAGTagcttaatttcataaattcGTGAAAATCAACTCTATTAAATCTGTTTCAGCATGTTACAAAATTTCTATTGGTTGCTGAAATAAGAATGAGGAAAGTAATGGAAAATGAGGCTCTGTATGCACTTTTTGTTGTTATATTTGGTGTTTTGAAAGTAGAGAACATATTCATTCAAGACAGAAAGAGGTAGTTGTAGACCCAATCAAGTGAAGGTTTTGTTTAACTGGGTcccagattttaaaattttcagttaattataattattcacCTTAAATTATGGTATCATTTGCATGTCACTCTAAACTGCACATTTTTGTGA from Corylus avellana chromosome ca1, CavTom2PMs-1.0 encodes the following:
- the LOC132168203 gene encoding transcription termination factor MTERF8, chloroplastic — protein: MVALLTLFANPFPYSYSSSSSSSLLPHPPIPPRAVRFSLALVSAFHPHKWFCVLNFSKASRIELKPLFAEVGLRPTDQISVQCSCTNTPTDLRIDTGFLFAFFREIGLDEKETELLLEKNPALALTSLDSVRARVHSLQSVGINSLDFSYLIAKCPSVLTSEEIGPFICFVRDELEAKIEPAQLKRLLTSTDPRFLVGFDQKVKLILHHGVPREKIFFVLNNVNLTKALCLRPVEEIEKTITYLSRFGGIDLIVRRPAILNYDLDSQLTPRIGFLLELSGGDKDATGLVLRKFPLILSYSVKHVAGHVEFLRSFAGLNDQEIFRILLVFPSLVSASKERKLRPRIEFLKQCGLDSDDIFKFLIKAPLFLGLSLNNLEYKLVFLVKIGYRYRTKDMSVAMGSVTRTSCENLQKVIGLFLSYGFSCADIVSMSKKHRQILQYNPSSLEEKMEYLIEDMGREVGELLTFPAFLGYKLDERIKARYEAKKRITGEGMSLNKLLTVSTKTFSTKKKEKKLLHTVEKLNSNEDNCRLGSEKIEMILPTIEDLKGLKLE
- the LOC132180679 gene encoding uncharacterized protein LOC132180679, encoding MLCSVPPAGKSGSNWLDRLRSNRGFPTTSSDNNNDDNNDNLGLDHFLRNQNPSESTRSNSGSTQSDQERVANRTHEKEHQPQQQLYNLMSNVLSELFFMDGDNGNTQSSKLSGKKFPRKQTAPKSLTTSTTNNNTHLQREEEEKSPACTPKDENAPTTASFGSDNRLTKVKEGNVEAEEEERELVGYSASEVTVIDTSFGVWKSEKVVFRRKNVWKVREKRRKVRSFGRKKRKGSGGCDVDDGDDEIVGELMKKPKVSGSESVAGSNRGQNPQNDLREEVCKDTPDDLTQVPKKRFPFSRSPKKSGKGSSSVILIKGMLSSKKHGEKLLKKCHEDTRR